The stretch of DNA GGCGTGGCGTTGTCGGGCAGACCGCCGGCTGCGGCGATCGCCTGGAAGAGCGTTCGGAAAACCGGGGTCATGAAATCGGCAAGGGTGAGACGTGCGAACGCGTTGCCGTTGATGGCGCGTGGCACCTGAATGAGCACGGCCATGAACTGCTGCTCGCAGATGAACACCGCATCGTCCACACGGAAGTATGCCTGGTCTGCGGCATCCCTGTGTTGCAAGGCCTTGCGTGCGGCCGGGTTCGCATAGCCGTTTTCATCGTTGCGTCTATACGCATCAAAGCCATTGCCGCCACGGCGCTTGGTCGCATACGCGTCGTCGTCGCGCACGTGCAGCCGCCGCCTGGCGCTGTTGACCTCATGTCTGACGATGTCTAGATCGACGCCGATGCGTCGGGTCGCCTTGCGCGTGTAGATGTCAAGCAGTGAACGGTCACGGATCTGGGCGATCAGCGGCGCCGCGGCCTTAACCGCGCCCATCTGGCCGGTGGTATACGAGGTGTCGAAGCGGTTGATGGCGGTGTCGATGACGAAATCATACAGCGGTTTGGCATGGTCGATCAGCGAGCGAACCGCCTCGTTGCCTTGCTGGATGCGCAGGTCGCAGGGGTCGAGGTTGTTGTCGGCGACGGCCACGAATGTCTGCGAAAGGAATGCGGAATCCAAACCGAAGGCATGGATGGCAGCCTTCTGCCCCGCCGCATCGCCGTCGAACGTGAAGACGATACGCGAGCTCAGGGATTGGCCTTCGACCTTCAGCGGCCCGACGAGCTGGACGGCTCCCAAAGAATCGTCGGAGATGAGACGACGGATGATTTTGGCGTGCTCCTCGCCGAACGCGGTGCCGCAGGTGGCCACGGCGGTGTCGATACCGGCCAGATGGCACGCCATGACGTCCGTGTATCCTTCGACGATGACCGCCTGGCGTTTTTTGACAATGCTGGATTTGGCGAGGTCGATGCCGTAGAGCACCTGGGTCTTGCGGTAGAGCTGGGTATCGGGAGTGTTGATGTACTTGGCGTTGATGTTGTCGTCGTCATAGAGCTTGCGGGCGCCGAAACCGAGCGTGCGGCCCGTGGAGTCACGGATGGGCCACGTGGCACGGCCGCGGAAATAGTCGTAGATGCCGCGCTGACCCTGGCGAGCCAAACCGGCGTCGAGCATCTCCTGCTGGGTGAACCCTTTGCCCGCCAAGTGCCGGACAAGATTATCCCAACCTTGGGGAGCGTATCCGCAGCCGAAACGCTGGCAATCCGCCTGGCTGAAATTGCGGCCACCCAAGAGCTTTCGAGCCGCAAGCGCCTCAGGTGTCATGATCTGGGAGACGAAGAAACGCTGGGCCTCCTCATTGGCCTCAAGCAGACGGGCGCGTTTCGAGCCACGATGTTCTTCCCTGCTGCCGTCGCTTTTCTCGTAATGCAGTTCGATATGGTATTTGTCGGCCAGAAGTTCCACAGCCTCGCGAAAATCGATGTTCTCACGGTGTTCGACGTAGGCGAAGACGTCGCCGCCGAGCCCGCAACCGAAGCAATGCCAGACACCCAGCGAGGGCCGGACGCTGAAACTGGG from Bifidobacterium sp. ESL0800 encodes:
- the dnaG gene encoding DNA primase, with protein sequence MAGMILKADVEKVRATADLYDIVSSTVTLKAAGTGTFMGLCPFHDEKTPSFSVRPSLGVWHCFGCGLGGDVFAYVEHRENIDFREAVELLADKYHIELHYEKSDGSREEHRGSKRARLLEANEEAQRFFVSQIMTPEALAARKLLGGRNFSQADCQRFGCGYAPQGWDNLVRHLAGKGFTQQEMLDAGLARQGQRGIYDYFRGRATWPIRDSTGRTLGFGARKLYDDDNINAKYINTPDTQLYRKTQVLYGIDLAKSSIVKKRQAVIVEGYTDVMACHLAGIDTAVATCGTAFGEEHAKIIRRLISDDSLGAVQLVGPLKVEGQSLSSRIVFTFDGDAAGQKAAIHAFGLDSAFLSQTFVAVADNNLDPCDLRIQQGNEAVRSLIDHAKPLYDFVIDTAINRFDTSYTTGQMGAVKAAAPLIAQIRDRSLLDIYTRKATRRIGVDLDIVRHEVNSARRRLHVRDDDAYATKRRGGNGFDAYRRNDENGYANPAARKALQHRDAADQAYFRVDDAVFICEQQFMAVLIQVPRAINGNAFARLTLADFMTPVFRTLFQAIAAAGGLPDNATPQGLWMHNLTKAGGPMLEQVINELAVMPLPLPGGDDQNGNANDANTGGVAVNGADVPNPAAAQLRAPTPEEQRYAAELTARLLDVGYMRRIGAAKRKMAQMPDGEEKIRILGEITNMETARKDLQAQVYGNAVA